Proteins from a genomic interval of Rattus norvegicus strain BN/NHsdMcwi chromosome 2, GRCr8, whole genome shotgun sequence:
- the P2ry1 gene encoding P2Y purinoceptor 1 translates to MTEVPWSAVPNGTDAAFLAGLGSLWGNSTIASTAAVSSSFRCALIKTGFQFYYLPAVYILVFIIGFLGNSVAIWMFVFHMKPWSGISVYMFNLALADFLYVLTLPALIFYYFNKTDWIFGDVMCKLQRFIFHVNLYGSILFLTCISAHRYSGVVYPLKSLGRLKKKNAIYVSVLVWLIVVVAISPILFYSGTGIRKNKTVTCYDSTSDEYLRSYFIYSMCTTVAMFCIPLVLILGCYGLIVRALIYKDLDNSPLRRKSIYLVIIVLTVFAVSYIPFHVMKTMNLRARLDFQTPEMCDFNDRVYATYQVTRGLASLNSCVDPILYFLAGDTFRRRLSRATRKASRRSEANLQSKSEEMTLNILSEFKQNGDTSL, encoded by the coding sequence ATGACCGAGGTGCCTTGGTCGGCTGTCCCCAACGGGACAGATGCTGccttcctggctggcctgggctcCCTTTGGGGAAACAGTACAATCGCCTCGACTGCAGCAGTTTCCTCTTCATTCCGATGTGCCCTGATCAAGACCGGCTTCCAGTTCTACTACCTGCCTGCGGTCTACATCTTAGTGTTCATCATAGGCTTCCTTGGCAACAGCGTGGCAATCTGGATGTTTGTTTTCCACATGAAGCCTTGGAGCGGCATCTCGGTGTACATGTTCAATTTGGCTCTGGCCGACTTTTTGTATGTGCTCACCCTACCAGCTCTCATCTTCTACTACTTCAACAAGACTGACTGGATCTTCGGGGATGTTATGTGCAAGCTGCAGAGGTTCATCTTCCATGTAAACCTCTATGGCAGCATCTTGTTCCTCACCTGCATCAGTGCACACAGGTACAGTGGCGTGGTGTACCCTCTCAAGTCTCTGGGcaggctcaagaagaagaatgccATTTATGTCAGTGTGCTGGTATGGCTCATTGTGGTGGTGGCCATCTCCCCCATTCTCTTCTACTCTGGCACTGGGATTCGGAAAAACAAAACTGTCACCTGCTACGACTCCACGTCAGATGAGTACCTGCGAAGTTATTTCATCTACAGTATGTGCACGACTGTGGCCATGTTCTGCATCCCCCTGGTGCTGATCTTGGGCTGTTATGGATTAATTGTTAGAGCTTTGATCTACAAAGATCTGGACAACTCTCCTCTCCGGAGGAAATCCATTTACCTGGTGATAATTGTCCTGACGGTGTTTGCTGTGTCTTACATCCCTTTCCATGTGATGAAAACGATGAATTTGAGGGCACGGCTGGATTTCCAGACCCCAGAAATGTGTGATTTCAACGACAGGGTTTATGCCACCTATCAGGTAACAAGAGGTCTAGCAAGTCTCAACAGCTGTGTGGACCCCATTCTTTATTTCTTGGCTGGAGATACATTCAGAAGGAGACTGTCCCGAGCCACCAGGAAAGCTTCCAGGAGGAGTGAGGCCAATTTACAATCCAAGAGTGAAGAAATGACTCTCAACATTTTGTCTGAGTTCAAGCAGAACGGAGACACAAGTTTGTGA